The Cyclopterus lumpus isolate fCycLum1 chromosome 12, fCycLum1.pri, whole genome shotgun sequence genome window below encodes:
- the lhfpl2a gene encoding LHFPL tetraspan subfamily member 2a protein, giving the protein MCHVIVTCRSMLWTLLSIVAAFGELIAFMSTDWLVGFPRTPDAVFGPHGATAAGEAYRPTLGIYGRCIKLPHLKRGILCGPYAIHFGEIASGFWQATSIFLAAGILLLCAVAFISVFTMCFQSIMKKSIFNVCGLLQGIAGLFLILGLMLYPAGWGSDKVQLYCGTDAAPYRAGLCSMGWAFYTAMGGTVLTFVCAVFSAQAEIATSSDKVQEEIEEGKSLICLL; this is encoded by the exons ATGTGCCATGTCATCGTCACCTGCCGCTCCATGCTGTGGACCCTGCTGAGCATCGTGGCGGCGTTCGGAGAGCTCATCGCCTTCATGAGCACCGACTGGCTGGTGGGATTCCCACGCACCCCGGACGCCGTCTTCGGCCCCCATGGGGCCACGGCGGCCGGGGAGGCCTACAGGCCCACCCTGGGCATCTACGGCCGCTGCATCAAACTGCCCCACCTGAAGCGCGGAATACTGTGCGGGCCGTACGCCATTCACTTTGGGGAGATCGCCAGCGGGTTCTGGCAGGCCACGTCCATCTTCCTGGCGGCGGGGATCCTGCTGCTGTGCGCCGTGGCGTTCATCTCGGTCTTCACCATGTGCTTCCAGAGCATCATGAAGAAGAGCATCTTCAACGTGTGCGGACTGCTGCAAGGGATCGCAG GTCTGTTTCTGATCCTGGGTCTGATGCTGTACCCCGCCGGCTGGGGTTCGGACAAGGTCCAGCTGTACTGCGGCACCGACGCGGCTCCGTACCGGGCCGGGCTGTGCTCCATGGGCTGGGCCTTCTACACCGCCATGGGCGGCACCGTGCTCACCTTCGTCTGCGCCGTCTTCTCCGCGCAGGCCGAGATCGCCACCTCCAGCGACAAGGTCCAGGAGGAGATCGAGGAGGGGAAGAGCCTCATCTGCCTCCTCTGA